The segment cacatctcatgaggtgttttggcaaccttcttagtagggactcggttaaggatatgggcggcagtctgtaaggcatacccccagaatgagataggtagtgaagcacgactcatcatagaacgaaccatgtctaataaggttcgattacgcctttctaccacaccattcaactatggtgtcctaggtggcgtcaattgcgaaactattccgcattctttgagatagtcgtggaattcaagacttaggtactctcctcctcgatcggatcgaagcatcttgattttcctgcccaattgattctccacttcatgtttgaattctttaaacttttcaaacgtttctgacttgtgcttgatcaagtaaatatacccatatcgactataatcatcggtgaaagtcacatagaagcggttcgcatcctttgtggtggatctaaagggtccacatacatcggtatgtatgagatccaataaaccctcacccctctcacaagtaccaatgaagggtgacttggtcatctttccaagcaaacaagattcacatgtgtcatcttccctaaggtcgaatgactccaacactccatctttttcgagttgggctatgcgcttcttgttgacatgtccaagacgacaatgccacaaacatgctttatccatactattggaagaatccatgcatagaacatcatttcctaggttatctacaatcataacagtctcataaattccattacaaggcattgcttcaaaatataaaacaccatttagataagcataaatcgaaccattctcattattaaacgaatatctaaatccctgtctaaacaaaccatgaaatgaaatgatgtttcttgccacatctggcgagtagcaacaattattcaaatctaaacttaatccattactaagcactaaagaatacattccaatcttggtgacaggcgacgatcttctgtttcccatgataaGATTTAtgcttccatgctccacatccctatttcttcttagtccctgcaattcagaacaaatgtggtaaccacacccggtatcaagaacccaagaaatagcatgagatgaatcattagatttaattgtgtaaatacttgcaaaagacggcttgatctttccatccttgatggcttgcaaatattctgggcagcttctcttccaatgccctattttgtggaaatggtggcactctgcctacttcgggttagggttgggtttagcaggatcaaccttggtcccactagaagaggaaccatctcgggactttcccttgcggtggctctttgacggagccttcctctttttgccccttccctaccctatagccaaaacaggagcagcgggtggattgggagtttgtgcaacagacttgtccttaaggttgctctcagcaacccttaggagcccttggagcttgcttagggtgacctcttccttgttcatgtggtaggtcatcctaaattggttgtaacatggAGGAAAAGAGTGAAGGACCATGTCGATAGGCAAGTCTTCCctaaagtcgacattcaacttgcgaagaggatcgacatacctttgcatcttttgcaagtgaacggttagagattctccattacccattttagtagtgatcatgtttgtgaagatctcgtaacgttcctgcctcacgttttgatggtatctctccaataagtcttgatgcatctcgtacggatacatgtcctcataggacttttggaattcggtgttcattgtggctatcatgatgcaatgaaccttcgttgcatcacgctcatgagtctcaaagacagtcatttcagccagagtagcgatttctggattgatcttttcgagcttctcgtcaaggacatactccttgtcctcgtagcgagcaatcgtgcgaatgtatcttatccattcactaaagttcgttccatcgaaagtcaccttttggcaaaggctcattaacgtgaacgagctagcagcagcgttgtttgcgttcgacatatACAAGTAGAAAAGggcaaagtttgattagaattgaatccctaattatcacccaatatgaaaaattagggctaggatccaacaacattatttacatattagaaaagggatgccgtaatccaacatgcaaacaatttaaaggtaagtgaatgacgattcactaattctccaccacaaaacataaccttaagttttaaatgcatttagaattcctagatttcgatgagattcattgaacttttcaatggcatgtttaaatctcaatattcccctctcgtttgtgactgggatgccgaggatcacaaagtgggtgtgaataaccatgcaaatctacacggtgccttcattgatacaatcacctattcgatgtgccggtaaaccacacacgctccaccgaattatgataaacaatgaatcaccctttgccacctctgcttagaaccaattagtgtgacggtaaaccacacaagctccactaaattcttagcaagggtgcaaagtgtaatttcgtgggtttgcatcaattcacttttcctaaagtaactaggattgggaatttgaaaaacatgtagttactttgtattttaatattatacttttaataaggagataaggttgccctatcctacccgttcgactaacgaccctccactgatcaagcaagcggtgggtgtgagtgtacacccattaagcgccattttataggcagtaaccttatacccaccttatagaccggcttcgtgaatgaggcctactaacagtaagactagcatcttaattatatatatatatatatatatatatatatatatatatatatatatatattagtcttgtaatattatattagtatagggttgaattttaaactttgtaaaattctagggtttgaaatttaaattgtccaaattaaacttttaatcacaaaactaaatttcaaaacatgaggattagttttaatcttttcaaaacataagggatcaaataacaaataatttaaattaaccatttaatctcataattatccatatttgatttattaaatgtttcttgcaaaacaatttaccaatttaattaaaataatcaattaatatcatataaggaaattattattcaactaatatGCAAATATATTttgttaggtcaagaatatactcacatatatgttaaaattcgaattttcttGACCCATAaagattaaggcaagtttccataagaaaaacaacaagaaattccgaaactagctccatctgacgctcgaactcgccgagtaccacaatggactcgccgagttgaggcctactcgctgagtccactatggaactcgccgatttcatcaggcagatggacaaaaatcgaattttgcaatcaacaagcaatcaaccaatgcatcaattcaatagaaaccaatcaaggctctgataccactgatgggtttgagccataacaACTTtactatgtgcacatgcaaaccctaatgcttggatctaggtttctctaattgaacatgcaatgtatccaagacttttattgatagatctagtgtaaacattcaaatcataacatatgaaaacagatctaaaggaatatcttgaattgcttgcttgaatcttcttgtctttggagcttagagtcacaattgtcactcctctaatggcttacaaacaccaactagcaagaggatgataatagagagagagagagagaagggtgagaaaattggctctagggtttcttgagaaGCATGAGTTCCGATTTCCTCCACCTAatgggtctatatatactatgacctactagggttacaccttaaaccctaattgaataacttaggtcctaagcaatccaatgatccctatagactaggccttggacgatttctaggtttctccaaatcctaaaatcgtccaccctcttatccataaagattcatagcccaaaatacaactatcacacatttgatagtttatgcccctttattcaattaacctcttgaagtcaccaaattaattcctaattaatttatgacttatattaatcaaataacaatattattattccttatattattctcataatatattaataatatttcttctttcattataaatcatcctgttaagttgctatggtaaaggcaacccaaaaggaccatgctcaaccagaaatacttgccaaatatagttacagccttagacactattccaacaattgtaacatctggattcccaggtatcttgTTTTAagtattttcgttaaattttatagagggactcggcaagtaggcgctcagactcgccgagtggaatCGCACATTCCCATCCTGGATTaatgagtgcactcggcgagtccatgcgtggactcggcgagtccgcgctgttaaatgaagccctaattttcggggcttgtgccctatttaaaagcccttatggctgtcatttgcggctaccttgttccagagaaaccctagagagagagagagagagagagaggaaaggctTGAGTGCAAGAAAGGGCTTATAATCTTCATTTTTTGGGTGATTTTGCTAGATAAAGAAGAGAGGATCCATCTAAAGCGAGAACGAAGCTTGGTTTGGAGCTGTTCATCTTGAGAGTTCACCTTTGGAGGTAAAATTCCTTCTATTTCGTGTTGATATGATAGAttccatgattttagggtttttatctCCCCTTTTTATGAGATCTAGGGAGTATGAGGTCTCCTTTGTGTTGATGATATCAGATATGGGCCTTGAGAGGTCCATAGAGTCACTACCCTCTAGCTTTTTGCAAGCAAGTAAGCAATTGGAGACTAGGTTGCCATTTCTAGAgttatttctccatttgaggcttgatatgggttgcatacacgtaaaggttgcacctttacgtgacttttgagtgttagaaGGATGGATCTACTATTTGGTGAAGCAGGTCTAGCCTCAAGAGATCTTTTGAGAGTTTTCATGggagaaactcgccgagtccataagagactcgacgagtcgagtcgggttgccccgagACTCGCGACCTGTGATGACCTGGGGAGTATAGgattgactcagcgagtcaagagGGGACCAAGGGCGAAGAGGGCAGGCGTGTACTCGCCGACTCACcctagtgaactcggcgagtccggtcaatgctgaccgttgactttgttaaCTATTAGGGTTTAGTCAGTGGTTGGACTTATGAGTCACTAACGGGGTaagatggtcttttacccttcttacaGGATTTATAGAGAAGGGCTGGCCTAGCCTTTagaagttgtattaattagagtaactATTTTGTGAATAGGCGAAGGCTAGTGTAGTATTTCAGAGTTCGaggtttaccgagttacccgaggtgagtcttctcactatactttacctagagtggtaattagagttatgagaCATAGTACTTGTATGTTCTTGCATGATTTGATTTCTATGTGCTTTATCCTATGTGTgttacagagtttacagagttaggaccggaaggtccacaatgTTAGGGCCAGAGgccccacagagttatgggacgggagggtcccactgagacacattaaccagagggtcaaacagagttatatcctcgcatggctaatatgtgttgtgtgtggtattttggggaactcactaagcatttatgtttatagtgttgtgttatgtgtttcacatactagtgaggatcacgggaaggcgccagcttgatcattacacacacgaggagtttttatattttgatcttgagatgtgatgttatgttttaactatgtgatacaatggtgtttttataacgattatgaatgaaaatgtgttttataaaatgtgaaaaattattttgaaaattttgggtgttacacataTCTAGTAGTAACTATGTTCATCATGTTTAGTAAGTTCTATATTCAGTGTATACTAATGATAGGAAAATATAATAaaccaaattatatttttaaacacaataTTACTTGTGCTTTTACTTgtatccctcccccccccccctgaaaacattaaaaactcggaaaatataggggtatgaaatcacagTTAGTTGTGTCCAAGCGTCGAATCAATGAACTGGAAACGAAGACCATCGAGTTGTTGTACATGGCACTTAATGGAATCCTAATAACAGTTAAATagatatatgtatctaaattagcgatctCATTAAATAAAGTGTTGGAAAAACACTtgctttcggttaaggaatgttaccgggacttgaTTGAATCGAGGAAATCGGGTTTTTAGCCTAACGTACCACTTAAGGAGTGTGTACGACCGtgaaagggagtttacgaccgtgaactgtATATTGCCTTAAAGGGTGTACGgcctttgaaggtgtacggcgGTGGATGAGTGTACGGTCAACGagcttgaaggtgtacggccgtacactcaagaacaagagTGTTGGAATCGGTGAATACGTGTCCTAGATGCTCAGAAATGAATCCCCAATGGTGTTTTTCGATGTTTTATGGAAGAATAAAGGTGTTTTTAGGGTGTACGGTCAgggattctagagagagaatgagagagtttTCAGTCAAGAATGTTCAAACGAGGGTGGGGATCCCGTATTTATAGGATTGGGGTATGGTCAGTGGTGGGGTCCACCTGGCACCAACTGTAagtgggtgtgtggccgtacacggGTGTGCAGTCGCACAtcggtgtgcggccgtacactcactTAGGCCAAAAATTGTTAGATTTTCGAGACATTTCGGGTTTTTCGCACGATTTTGGTTCCGACTCGTATATAATTTTTCCAAACCAAGAATTTGACGGAAATCcaataaaaattcaaatttttattAATAGAAATTGGTTAAGTATAACGGAAAAAGTTTCGGGTTATCAAAGATTTTTCAAGCTTTATCTTGTATTCCAACTTGACTAGGTTTATTAAATACAATTTGAACTTTCATCTTCAATCTATCTAAATACGAATTTCTGATTATAACAGATTTCTAAATACAAAATTCTATTCGGGTTAGTTACTTGATCTTTTAACTTTGCTTTTTTTTTTGCTTGGATCATGAGATTGCTTTGAATGGCCTTCCGAAATAGAAGAACAACCTTGGAATACTTCTTATTGCTAAAATttgcattgttttttttttgctgaaattGGCACTGATTATTGTTGTAATCAGCATATTTGTTGCTTGTGTCATGGCAATGTTCCTTCCatacaaaaataaaatcaaacagCGGTGCTTTAAATATAGTTTGGATCATGTATTATTAAAACGATTCCACACTTAATGATTTGGATGAGTAATGGAATCACTCCAAAGTCTATGATGATGCTTTTGTATTAGTGAGGCTATTGGTAGCAAAGAACAAAAGATGGAATCATATGTCACTATTTGTCCTCTGTTTCTGGAAATTCATATGGATTTTGAAATTTTTAGATAAACAATATACTATCTATAACTTGTATGAGTGATAATGGGAGAAGATTAAATATAGCATTCATAGTTAGAATAAAAGAAACAACACCATAATAAAATTATCATATTGTCAATGGAAAGTTTAAGCAAGATTATTGAAAGCATAGTTGTTATTGACCAGAACTCATTGCAAATTATGCATAATTGTGTTGTTTATGATTTATCTTATTATTTGATTTTATTGGTTTGTTAGTTAGTTACAGATAAAGATAAAATGTTATCTAAAAAAGATATTTGGGTACTTATCATGTTCTCATCAAAGTATAAGGCGAGTTTTAGTTGCTTGATTATCAATGTTGATCAAATTAATCTTGTCACTGTTACTTTTcactttaattatttaaatatgtgGGGTTCTAAATATGGGTTCGTTGATATAAGTTATTATATGACATAGATATTGGTGACATAGATATTGGTGTATATTAACGTACACTACTAGAAACATGAGTTTTAGAGACGGAAGTATCCGTCGCTATTCCGTCGCTAAATGTTGTTTGCGATGGATCAGCGACGGACTCACTCCATAGGTAATTTATAAGTGGCTAATTTCTCAGCGAGGGTTTTAGCGACGAAGAGGTTTTTCATTGCGACAAATGTAGCGACAGAATATCCGTCGCTAAATGTCACTCAACACATTTACTCAGGGCATTAGCGACAAAATTTGATAAAGTCATTCTGTCGCTTTTCTAGTGCAAAATTTCAGTGATCAATTTTTTTCCGTAGCAAATCCCTTGCAAAATtcatatattgattttttttttcgtcACTAATCTGTCGCAAAATTTAGACATGATTTTTTCCCATAGCTAATCCCTTGCAAAATTtatacattaattttttttttgtttcgtcGCTGATCCGTCACAAACTTTAGACATGATATTTTTCCGTAGCTAATCCCTCGCAAAATTGATGCATTAAAATACTTTTTTTATTCTCACCAATCCGACGCGAACTTGTAATATCAGTTTTTTTATTATgattctaaaagaaaaaaaatactacaATCATCAAATTTTTATACTAAAAAACATCAAATAACAATGCAACcaaacattacaataccaaaactaTCAAAGTTTACCAAAGTATCATTCAAAAAACATCCAAAACCAAAACTATCCATATAACATCAAACTCCCAAAGGTTTAACTTCAAAATAACATTTTAGCACCAAGAAATCCAAAGTATGCATCGGGAAATGAGTTTTCACAAAACATAAtttcaaaataacattttagATGCTCTCTTCATTTCATGTCCATCCAATCATCTTCGGTTCACATTCCTATAAAATATTATTCAAAACAATCAAAAGTATCAAATACAAAAGGTTAACAAGTCATGCAAAAACATCAAATACTAATGGTTAACATCATATTACCTCTAATTTTCAATTTCTCATCATATTTTGCAAGGCTGCATACATCTTCTCCATTGCTTCATATTTTGCATCAATTTGTTGTTGTTTGACATCTATTGCTGCAGCTTTCGCATCCATTTCCTCACGCATTTGTTGATGTTTAGCTTCCATTTCTGCAGCTTTAGCATCCATTTCCCCACGCATCTCATTTCGTACACGTTCATAGACAACCTAAAGTACAATGCCATGATAGGAAACTTTGTAAGTACAATGCCATGATAGGAAACTTTGTAAGTACAATACCATGATAGGAAACTTTGTAAGTACAATGCCATGATAGGAAACTTTGTAAGTACAATGATATGATAGGAAATTTTTATAAAGTACCTTTTGGGATGTTATTGTACTAGACGTTCCTTCCAAAAAGCTCACTGGATCAGACACAGATCCGAATCCATATATTCTTCCTTTCTTGACTCCTCCGGAAACATCACACCATGTTTCATTATCCAAGAGGGGGTGGCAACTAGTATCATCACCAAACTTAGCCACCATAGCACGTTCATAAGCCTCCTATTATagcaaaaaaaatatgaaacaacAAAAACATGAAATAAGGAATAGAAtggttcattccattccattaAATTCATAATTAAGGAATGGAATGAACCACTTCATAAGCCTCCTATTAATTAATACTCAAACCTTTTATAAAGTTGATTACTACTTACAAAATACTTAATTACAACTAGGCAGAGGATAAAACATTTAGAGATAATAatttgtttcttttcttttgtaAGTTGATTACTACTCACGAAAGATTTGTTTTCTGTCAATTTGTTGCTTTATAGTAGGAAGTTTTGTTTCCTAAAAAAGAATTGAAAATACCTTAACTTTAGCTGCCTTTGGTGTAATGTACTCCTGAGTAGACCGTTTAGTGTGCAACCTTGCATAAAGTTCAACTCCTGTAGGAGGGCGTTTAAGTGTTGCTTGCTACAAAATCCATTAGTAATAcattaaaaaacaaaacaaaaactcaaTAGTCTAAGTGGAAACTAAGGTGAGATGCAAACATCTTACCATTCTTTTCTTATGTTGACGAATAGATATAGATCCCCCTGTATGTTTGGAAACAGAGCCATCTTctaatttatttttgttatttttacctGATTGTGATAAACGTTTCCATTTGGATGTGGTCCACACTTCATTAATCATTTTTTCCCAATACTCCTTTTTTATCCAATTTGGGTGATAGTCCTTTAGCAAATTTAAATCACCTTCTAGTGAGGCATTCACATTTGCAGCTTTGGCAAGTTTTAAAGATTCTTCACGTGCTCTTCGCATTATGTCAGGAAATCGTTTCTTCATACAGTCTTCGCATACCTTGCGAGCAAGAACATCAATCGCTTCGGGCCAGACATACAAACCCTACATGTAGATCACGCATACAGTTATCTTTTCCATTTTACACCAAGTTTTACTTTgataaatcataaaaataataaGTACAAACCTTGAAGTGTTCCCACATTGCATCACGATGTTCTTTGTCAACCTTCTTCCATGAGGTCCATGGGCCGTCAAACATCGTCTTCAGTATACATGCGATGGCTCTGATCACTGAAATCTGATCCGTAAATCTTGCAAaaactaaataattaaaaaattagcattagtattatcattaacaaGTAAATTCATTTTCGTAAACAATTGTAAAATTAACATTAGTACTCCTTTTCAGAATCGACTTCAATGAACTTCCTTTTTGATGGGTTACTTGGAACTTGTTCCAAGATGTTTGATCCTCtaactgaagaagaagaaggatgacTTTCTGCATTATTGTGTGATTGAGATGCATTTCTATCTCCAGCATCACGACCACCAATGTGACTACCACTACGACCACCACCACGGGCTCCTCGTGGCGCCATTAGTCAAAACATAACCCTTAAAATCAAGAATTAATAAACTATTGGTTAGAACAAGTATGTATTATAATAGAAAATTTTAGAAGTAAGAGAAGGTAACatgctataatacacaaataaatgaaagtgcaaTGTATATAGAAAAAGAAAACGATCATTTTAGCTAAAAAGTTATTGATAAGGTCCATTAGACAATATATAGTTCCAAATACATTGTTTCATTCCACATTTTTAGTAATTACTCATCATCAGAATTATCATCACATATGTTTTCTTCATCTTCAATATCATCTTGGGATGAATCATCCAAGTTATCAtcaacttcttcatcctcttctctCTCAATGTCATTGTCATTAACTTCTTCTATTTCTCCTTCAATTACATGAGAAAGGGGTCCTGCCACCTCATTTGCACCACTACTTGTAGAAGGTAAAATTGCTTCACTTTCTTGAAAGAATTGGTCCTCTTCATACTCATCGTCATCTTCTTCAATAACACATTGTCGTAGATCATATACACCCCTTGGTTTCGTCTTGACGACAGCCCACCAATCTTTCAAATCCTTCATTGCGGGATATGGTGCATAATACACTTGTTCTGCTTATGACGCTAGGATAAACGGATCTTCATTTCTTAGCCTTGATTTGTATTTAATATCAACCAAATTATGCTTTCGATCCACACGTACCCCTTCAGTAGGGTTAAACCATATACACTTGAACAATACTACGATGCAACGCCCTATGCCTTGATATTCTACTTCTAAGACCTCATCCAACAACCCATAATAGTCACACTCAGTCTCATTGTAACAAGTCCCTCTTACACATACACCACTATTGTGTGTGACCCGTCCATCACCATATTTTTCAGTATGAAACTTGTAACCATTGACAAAGTATCCTTTATA is part of the Lactuca sativa cultivar Salinas chromosome 7, Lsat_Salinas_v11, whole genome shotgun sequence genome and harbors:
- the LOC111880733 gene encoding uncharacterized protein LOC111880733 isoform X2, which gives rise to MAPRGARGGGRSGSHIGGRDAGDRNASQSHNNAESHPSSSSVRGSNILEQVPSNPSKRKFIEVDSEKEFTDQISVIRAIACILKTMFDGPWTSWKKVDKEHRDAMWEHFKGLYVWPEAIDVLARKVCEDCMKKRFPDIMRRAREESLKLAKAANVNASLEGDLNLLKDYHPNWIKKEYWEKMINEVWTTSKWKRLSQSGKNNKNKLEDGSVSKHTGGSISIRQHKKRMQATLKRPPTGVELYARLHTKRSTQEYITPKAAKVKEAYERAMVAKFGDDTSCHPLLDNETWCDVSGGVKKGRIYGFGSVSDPVSFLEGTSSTITSQKVLYKNFLSYHCTYKVSYHGIVLTKFPIMVLYLQSFLSWHCTYKVSYHGIVL